The genomic segment TGAATCGATCCGGCCCCCAGCGCTCGATGCGTCTGGGGGTTGTTTTTTAGTTCATTGGGATCTCAACCGAGCGGCGTTGGACCGGCTGTTTAGGTGAAAAGGGGATAAAGGAGCGGTATACTTCTGCTTCCAGACGATGTGTGCCAAACGGGCCGCGAATGTCGAGCGACCTTGATTCCGGAATCAGCAACAGGACAGACACGATGATGCCAGCGGCGATCAAACCCGGTACGACTCGAATTGGTTGGATTGGGACCGGCGTCATGGGGTCAAGCATGGTCGGTCACCTGATCGGTGCCGGCTATTCTGCGACGGTGTTCACTCGATCGAAAAGCAAAGCCGAACCACTGATTTCGCGTGGTGCGGCTTGGGCGGAAACACCCAAGGCGGTGGCCGAGCAATCGGATGTGGTGTTTTCGATCGTGGGTTTTCCGAGCGACGTTCGCGAAGTAATGCTTGGGGCCGATGGGGCGCTGGCTGGGTCGAAACCCGGAAATATCCTGGTGGACATGACAACCAGCGAACCTTCCCTGGCGGTTGAGATCTATCAGGCGGCTCAGACGAAGAATGTGCATAGCGTCGACGCGCCGGTTTCGGGGGGAGATATCGGGGCAAAGAACGCCACGCTGTCGATCATGATTGGGGGCGACAAGCCGATTGTCGAAAACCTGATGCCGCTCTTTAACGCGATGGGAAAGACCCTTGTGTATCAAGGCGGTGCGGGGGCTGGGCAGCACACCAAGATGGCGAATCAGATTCTGATTGCCACAAACATGATCGGCGTCTGTGAGTCGCTGCTGTACGGTTATAAGGCGGGGCTTGACCTGCCCACGATGCTTCAATCGGTGGGACCCGGTGCCGCGGGAAGCTGGTCGCTTAGCAACCTTGGTCCCCGGATCATGAACAACAACTTTGATCCCGGTTTTTTCGTCGAACACTTCATTAAGGATATGGGAATCGCGTTGTCCGAAGCCAAGCGGATGGGGCTGAGTCTGCCCGGGCTGGCGCTCGGCGAGCAGTTGTACCTTTCGGTGAAAGCAAAGGGCTGGGGACGAAACGGGACCCATGCGCTCATGCTGGCCTTGGCGGAAATGGCGGGGATGGATTGGAAAAGTCGAAAATAATTCGGCTGAATCACAAATTCGCGATTCTCAGATGATGACGCCGCGGGGCAGAATGTCGCTGTATTGCGAACAATCGCCCCCTTGGAAATTCGACTCAGACAACTCGATTCAGCACAGAACGAGCTCCGAAATCATGGATCTCAATCGGGCTCAACTTCAGAACAGGAATTGCCGCAGATGACACGCAAGGGGGAACAATTCGCCGGGTTGACCGTCGCCATCGTGACACCGTTCAAGGACGGCAAGGTCGACGAGCCCGCGCTGAAGAAGATGGTCGATTGGCAAATCGCCCAGGGGACGAACGGTTTGTGCCCGGTGGGAACGACAGGCGAAAGCCCGACGCTTTCGACGGAAGAACACGAACGTGTGATCGCTGTCGTTTGCGAACACGCCGCCGGCCGCATCAAAGTCATGGCGGGAACGGGATCGAACAGCACTGCCGAAGCGATCAAGCTGACCAAGTTCGCGAAGTCGGTCGGAGCCGACGGCGCGATGATGGTGGCGCCGTACTACAACAAGCCAACGGGTGAAGGCTTCTATCAGCACTATCGCGCCGTTGCTGAAGCGGTCGAGATTCCGATTATTCTGTACAACATTCCGGGCCGGACGGCCAAGAATATGGAGCCCGACGTCGTGGCTCGGATTGCCGAGATTCCGTCCGTTGTTGCGATCAAAGAAGCGACCGGTTCGATGGACCAGGCTTCGCAAACTCTGGCTCAGACGAATTTGACCGTTCTCTCAGGCGACGACAGTCTGACGCTGCCATTGCTGGCGCTGGGCGGCAGCGGAATTGTGTCGGTCGTGGGGAACATCGTTCCGGGTGATATGGTTGAGCTCCTCAAGGCGTTCAAGGCCGGGAACATTGCCGAAGCCCAACGCTGGCATTTCAAGCTGTTCGCGCTCTGCCGCGACATGCTGGGAATCGCGACGAACCCCATTCCCGTGAAGATTGCGATGAAGATGCTCGGTCGCGACACGGGTGAACTGCGGTTGCCGCTCACGCCGCTGTCGGCTACGGAAGAGACGCGGCTGCGAAAGACGTTGACCGACTATGGTTTGATTTAATCCGCTGCGCTTGTCGGTCGTCGAAGGATCAGTGTCATCCAACGTGCGCGTCGATTGAGAAAGAGGTTTTGGAATGGCTTGGGGATTTGGAAAGAAGCAGCGCCAGCCCGACAAGGATGATGACGACGAAGATGAAGATGACGAGGATGTCGATCTTGTCAATTTTCAGGGGGCGATGTTCGATCGCACGACGGACATGGCAGCGAACGCGCGACTTGTGCAAGCGGCGCTGCGGCCCACGAAAGACCTGATCACCGACGCCCTGGAACGCCGCGCCGAAATTTTGCGGATGGAGATCAAGGGTGAAAAAGCCCAGGTGGCGCTGTCGATCGACGGTCTGCCCTATTCCGGCGGCCGAATGCCCAAATCGCAGGCGAACGCGATTATTCAGATGTTGAAAGTCTTGTGCGGCCTGGACGCACGACTGCGGGGCCGACCGCAATCGGGTGGGGTCAAAGCCGAATTCCAGGGCACGAAGTATGAACTCGCCGTGGAAGTTACGCCGCAGGCCGAAGGGACGGAACGGCTGACCGTCAGGATTCGCAATCTCAGCATCAAGCTGGAAACACCCAACGATCTGGGTTTCGGCGAGCCATTGCGGCAAAGCATCCGTGATCTGACCAGCAATCGACACGGGTTGGTGATCTGTTGCGGGATGCCCGGTACGGGTGTCACGACGACAACCTACGCCGTGCTGCGCGGGATTGATGTCTATCTGTACTCGATCTATTCGATCGCCAAGACTTCGCGCGAACTGCTGAATATCAAGCAGTTTGAAGTCAATGCAGGCGATAGCCTGACGCAGTCGATGATGCGTATGATGCGGGAAGAGGCCGACGTCATTTTTGTTGATCCGATCCGCGACGCCGAAACGACGAAAGAGCTGATGGGCGTTGCCAATCGCATCTGCATCGTCAGCGAGATGCAGGCGAAGGACTGTTCGCATGCGATTGCACAGCTAACCCAATGGTCCGGCGATCCTCAGCTGGCCAGCGAAACCATTGACGGTGTGTTCAGTCAGAAGCTGGTCCGATTGCTTTGTACCCAGTGCCGGGAAGCGTTCCGACCGAATCCGAAGCTGCTCGAGAAGGTGGGACTGCCGCCCGAAACAAAGATTCTCTATCGCAAGGGTGAGCCGATCGTCGACGAAAAAACCGGCGAAGAATCCGAGCCCTGTGACAAGTGTGGCGGCGTTGGGTTCTATGGTCGCGTCGCAATGATCGAAGCAATTCTCGTGACAGACCCGATTCGCAAACTGATTGCAACCGGGGCGCCACCCGATCAGATCAAGACGCTGGCTCGTGCGGAAGGATGCCTGACATTCCATCGTGACGGCCTGCGGCTCGTCGCCGAAGGGAAGACGTCTCTGGAAGAATTGCAGCGCGTGTTCAAGGGGTAGCGCAATTCCAGTTTCTTCTCGTTACCAAGCTCCTGCTTGGTAACGCTTCCTGCAGCCAAGAAGCGTGCGCAATGGTCGTCGCGACGCTTCTCGGCTACTGAAAGCGGAATCGCGAGAGGCGTTACCAAGCGGAGCTTGGTAACGAGGAGGCGAGGAGAAGTTCCCGCTTGGTAACGAGGAGAATCCTCGTCGTTACCACTCATGCTCAGCGATGAAATCAACCTGCCGTGACGCTCTCGCACCGCGGTGGTTGATCGACGTTCTGACGGAATCAGGCTTTGAAGATCTTTTCGCGACCCGCTTTGACGTTCTTCGTCGCGTTGCGGGTGTCCAGGACCATCTTGCTGTGTTTGACGATGAAGTCGTGGTCGTATGCCGAGTGATCGGTGGAGATCAACACGCAGTCCTGGGCTGCCAGATACTCGGGTGTCAGTGGCTGGCTGGTCATCGCCGGCAGGTCAGGATAGTGCCGCATTTTTGGCAATGACGGAACGTGGGGATCGTTGTACGACAACACGGCCCCACGTTTCAGCAGCAGCTTCATCAGTTCGAACGAGGGGCTTTCTCGTGGATCGTCGACATCCTTTTTATAGGCCGCACCCAGGATGCAGATCTTGCTGCCCTTGATCGGCTTGCCGGCGTCGTTCAAGAACTCGGCAAGCTGGCTGATCACGTAATGAGGCATGTGCGTGTTGATTTCCCCAGCCAGTTCGATGAAGCGGGTTTGTTCGCCCCATTTTCTTGCCAGCCAGGTCAAATAGAACGGGTCGATGGGGATGCAGTGACCACCGAGTCCCGGCCCGGGATAAAAGGCCTGGAATCCGAACGGCTTGGTCTTGGCCGCATCAATGACTTCCCAGACGTCGATGCCCATCTTGTCGTAAAGCATCTTGAGTTCGTTAACCATCGCGATATTGACGGCACGATAGGTGTTTTCAAGGATCTTCGCGGCTTCGGCGATCTCCATGCTCGACACGCGCACGACTTTGACCACGGCGTGGCCGTACATGGCGCAAGCCAGGTCCGTGCTCGTGGGATCATGACCGCCGACCACTTTGGGAATCGTCGACGCTTCGAAGTTGGGATTGCCCGGGTCTTCACGTTCAGGGCTGAATGCCAGGAAGTAATCCGCGCCGGCTTTCAGGCCCGTGGCGTTCAGCACGGGCAAAACGTTCTCACGCGTGGTGGTGGGATGGGTCGTGCTTTCGAGCACCACCAATTGACCCTTTCGCAGGGTCTTGGCGATGGAGTGAGCCGTTCCTTCAATGTAGCTCAGGTCGGGGTCACGGCTTTCGTTCAGCGGTGTCGGTACGCAAATGATGATGCAGTCGGCTTCGTTCAAACGCCCCATATCCGAGGTCGGTTCGAACTGTTTTTCCTGAATCAGCTTGGCGATCGCCACACTGTCAATGTGCTTGATGTAGCTTTGCCCGGCTTTCAGCTTGTCGACCTTTGACTGATCGACGTCGAATCCCATGGTCTTGAAGCCAGCCCGGACGAACGCTCGAATCAGAGGCAATCCGACATAGCCAAGTCCGATCACGCCGATCATCGCCTGCTTACTTGCAATCTTCTCTGCAAGTCCGTGTGTGGTCATTGTGAATCCGTTTCTAACAAGAGCCGTATGTGAAGCGGTTATCGATCGGGACGTCAGGACGAAATTCCGTTTCGTCAGACGATGTCTGATCAGGGAAGGGCGGAACCATGCGCGGCGGATTTTAGGAAAGCTGGTGCAACGCGCGAAGCGATCTTTCGCGAAACATCCTCGCCAGACCGCCTATCAGGCGTAGCGTGCCGTGTTGAAGTCGATTCGACACGCGTTTTTGGGGGTGTTTTCCGGTCTGTTCCTTCAGGAATCCGCAATTTGGCTGCTTGAATGGCCTCGTGTCCGAAGGACGCACTCCGCCACCCCTGGCGGGGCCCATTCGGATTGGCGGACTTCCGTCACTGCGATTCCTTAGTCGGGTTGGTATCGCAACAGGCATGCCCCCCATGAATAGCCCACGCCGAATCCGACCAGCATCACGCGCATGCCCGGGCGTAACTGTCCCTGGGCGAGTGCCGCGTGCAGGGCAATTGGAATCGTCGCCGAGACGGTGTTGCCGTAGTCTCGCATGGCGATCACAAATCGCTCTTTGGGGATGGCAAGTTTTGTTTGCAGGCGGTTCAGGATGTACTCGTTGGCCTGATGGAATACGTACAAGTCAACATCGTCGCGTTGCAACTGTGCCCGCTGCAACAATTCGTTAACGGCTTTAGGGACCGCCTCGATGGCGAAACTGAAAATCTCGGGGCCGTTCATGTACAGCGTTGCCGGATCATCGGACGAAACGGCCTCTTCGGAAGTGCTGAAATCTTCGGCAGCGCGCAAGGAGTGACGTTTCAAAATCAGATTTTCGGCTCCGCGTCCATCGGTTCCATAGACGTAGGGGCCCATCAATTGTTCCGGGCTGTCGACGCTTTTTAGAAGTGTGGCCGACCCGGCGTCTCCGAAGATCGATCTGACGCCAAAATCGGATTCACTCAGAAATTTGCTGTACGTTTCGCCCGTTAGCAACAACACGCGGGTGGCCTGTCCGGTCTCAATCAGTCCCTGGGCCAGCCCCAGTCCGTAGATGTAACCCGAGCAACCGAGATTGAAATCGAGGGCGCCGATCCCCGTTCTCAGTTTCAGTCGGTTCTGCAGCAGGCAGGCGGTCGTCGGAAGCAGATAATCGGGCGACTGAGTACAGAACAAGATGAAGTCGATTTCCTCTCGTACACAAACGCTGTTCGTGAACAGTTTCTCGGCGGCGTGAAAGGCAAGATCCGACGAGAGTTCGCCTTTCGCGGCGATCCGTCGTTCCGCGATGCCCGTTTTGTCGAGGATTTTTTGGGGAGTCCAGTTGATGGCGAAGCGGACGACTTCCTCGTTCGAGAGGCGGGTGTCGGGCAGTTGGAATTCGACGGCCGCCAACATCGCATGCATGGGATTCGTTCGCCTCAATGAGTTTCAACATTGCCGTCCGGGCCATCGGGGCTGACCCGGCTCACCGGCAATCCTGTGAGCCCCTCATGCGAGGATCCGGTTACGGTTATTTAACAGTCTGTCGGGCGGAAGGGAACAGGTCTCTCAATTCTGGAGATGCCAGAGCGAGCCCATGAGGTGAACTGCGTTCACGTTTGTCGCGTTTCGATGGCGAATTGCCATGCCGCTTCAAATCGGAATTCATGCGTTGATGAACCGCTCTTCAAGAGTAGGCCAACGAGGCTGCAGGCGATGCTCAAGACCTTGTCAGCCGCAATTCTCTGGGCCGCAAGTCCATTGTCATCCCTATAACGTCAGGTGGCCAGGGAAGGGATTGCCGAAACCTCAAGGGCTTCCGGTGCGGACTCGTCGAGCCTTCGCGACCTGACCCGCATTCGTCGTGACCAGGCACTACGCGGCCTTGGTTTCGCTCGCATCAGGATGTTTGGTCCAACTGACGCGTTTCGCGGGGACCCCTAACATGGTCGAATGCGAACGGACATGCCCGATGACTGAACTGCCGGCGCCGATTCGAGCAAACTCGCCCACATGCACTTTCGGTAGGATCACGGCCTGGCATCCGACGAAGACACCACGCTCCAGGACCGATTGGCCCGAGATGTTGGCGTGAGGAGACAACGTGCATCCATCGCTGATGATGGAATCATGGCCCACAACCGTCCCGAGATTCAGCGAAACGAAATCGCCGACTTGCACATTGCAGCAAACGACCGTCATCGGGCAGACAATACAGCCTGCGCCGAACTTGGCATCAGCGGTGATGACCGCTTTGGGGTGGATGTAAGTGGCAAATGTGGCCCCACGCTCCGTAAGCTGCTTTCCAAGCTGAAGCTTGATTGTCGGGTCTGCAATGGCCATCAGTAATCGATCGCCCTGACGCGGCACATAGTCCGATATGCGGTCGACCCAGTAGGGGGCGAGCGAAGGATACGCCTTCAAGCTGTCGCGATTGTCATCCAGAAATCCGATCGGAAAGTCTTGTCCGGTCGACTGAAGTTGCCCCTGCGTCCAATAGTAGATTTCCCGACCGAATCCACCTGCTCCGACGATCAACCAACGCTCGGCATGCATCGGCAAATGTGGCGATCGCTCGCCCGACGCAGACGTCAGGGAGCGACGGACGGCTTCCTGCTGCTGCTCGAACGTATTCGAGTCACCGGTAAAGATCTCGATCGCCATCATTCGAATCCGGGGAATGGATATTAGACTTAACTCACGTGCTTTGTTTTCGACAGCCCCAATTGAAAGTCGTCCAAACTTCGACTGTCGAGATCAAACACGAACCATTCCAGTAGGCAGTACACTGTCGTCTCACGCTCAGAAAAGTTCGAGTCCAGCTCGTATTCCCTTCCCGTCGGCCACATCGTAAATGACGGCAACGTAAGGAATTCGGCGGGGCTTCTAAGCGATCACAGACCGGCGACTAATTAGGAACATTCCGTGTTCTTGAAAAGCGTAGTTTCCACGTAATTCAGGTTTGGTTCAGGCCACCGCCATTGATGAGCTCAGACTTTGAACGAGTGAAAAAAGATTTGCCACAGTCGTGCATTCGTGGATCTGTCGCGGCTTGACGGTGATCCCATAGCAATCGTCGACAAACGCGATCAATTCCAGAAACATCAGCGAACTCCAGCCAGGAGTTTCTTCGACGATGGAACTCAGTTTGAGCGTCCCTACCGTCAGGCCAAACTGGTCTTCCAACTGTCT from the Schlesneria paludicola DSM 18645 genome contains:
- a CDS encoding NAD(P)-dependent oxidoreductase is translated as MMPAAIKPGTTRIGWIGTGVMGSSMVGHLIGAGYSATVFTRSKSKAEPLISRGAAWAETPKAVAEQSDVVFSIVGFPSDVREVMLGADGALAGSKPGNILVDMTTSEPSLAVEIYQAAQTKNVHSVDAPVSGGDIGAKNATLSIMIGGDKPIVENLMPLFNAMGKTLVYQGGAGAGQHTKMANQILIATNMIGVCESLLYGYKAGLDLPTMLQSVGPGAAGSWSLSNLGPRIMNNNFDPGFFVEHFIKDMGIALSEAKRMGLSLPGLALGEQLYLSVKAKGWGRNGTHALMLALAEMAGMDWKSRK
- the dapA gene encoding 4-hydroxy-tetrahydrodipicolinate synthase, whose protein sequence is MTRKGEQFAGLTVAIVTPFKDGKVDEPALKKMVDWQIAQGTNGLCPVGTTGESPTLSTEEHERVIAVVCEHAAGRIKVMAGTGSNSTAEAIKLTKFAKSVGADGAMMVAPYYNKPTGEGFYQHYRAVAEAVEIPIILYNIPGRTAKNMEPDVVARIAEIPSVVAIKEATGSMDQASQTLAQTNLTVLSGDDSLTLPLLALGGSGIVSVVGNIVPGDMVELLKAFKAGNIAEAQRWHFKLFALCRDMLGIATNPIPVKIAMKMLGRDTGELRLPLTPLSATEETRLRKTLTDYGLI
- a CDS encoding GspE/PulE family protein, which codes for MAWGFGKKQRQPDKDDDDEDEDDEDVDLVNFQGAMFDRTTDMAANARLVQAALRPTKDLITDALERRAEILRMEIKGEKAQVALSIDGLPYSGGRMPKSQANAIIQMLKVLCGLDARLRGRPQSGGVKAEFQGTKYELAVEVTPQAEGTERLTVRIRNLSIKLETPNDLGFGEPLRQSIRDLTSNRHGLVICCGMPGTGVTTTTYAVLRGIDVYLYSIYSIAKTSRELLNIKQFEVNAGDSLTQSMMRMMREEADVIFVDPIRDAETTKELMGVANRICIVSEMQAKDCSHAIAQLTQWSGDPQLASETIDGVFSQKLVRLLCTQCREAFRPNPKLLEKVGLPPETKILYRKGEPIVDEKTGEESEPCDKCGGVGFYGRVAMIEAILVTDPIRKLIATGAPPDQIKTLARAEGCLTFHRDGLRLVAEGKTSLEELQRVFKG
- a CDS encoding nucleotide sugar dehydrogenase encodes the protein MTTHGLAEKIASKQAMIGVIGLGYVGLPLIRAFVRAGFKTMGFDVDQSKVDKLKAGQSYIKHIDSVAIAKLIQEKQFEPTSDMGRLNEADCIIICVPTPLNESRDPDLSYIEGTAHSIAKTLRKGQLVVLESTTHPTTTRENVLPVLNATGLKAGADYFLAFSPEREDPGNPNFEASTIPKVVGGHDPTSTDLACAMYGHAVVKVVRVSSMEIAEAAKILENTYRAVNIAMVNELKMLYDKMGIDVWEVIDAAKTKPFGFQAFYPGPGLGGHCIPIDPFYLTWLARKWGEQTRFIELAGEINTHMPHYVISQLAEFLNDAGKPIKGSKICILGAAYKKDVDDPRESPSFELMKLLLKRGAVLSYNDPHVPSLPKMRHYPDLPAMTSQPLTPEYLAAQDCVLISTDHSAYDHDFIVKHSKMVLDTRNATKNVKAGREKIFKA
- a CDS encoding 3-oxoacyl-ACP synthase III family protein — encoded protein: MHAMLAAVEFQLPDTRLSNEEVVRFAINWTPQKILDKTGIAERRIAAKGELSSDLAFHAAEKLFTNSVCVREEIDFILFCTQSPDYLLPTTACLLQNRLKLRTGIGALDFNLGCSGYIYGLGLAQGLIETGQATRVLLLTGETYSKFLSESDFGVRSIFGDAGSATLLKSVDSPEQLMGPYVYGTDGRGAENLILKRHSLRAAEDFSTSEEAVSSDDPATLYMNGPEIFSFAIEAVPKAVNELLQRAQLQRDDVDLYVFHQANEYILNRLQTKLAIPKERFVIAMRDYGNTVSATIPIALHAALAQGQLRPGMRVMLVGFGVGYSWGACLLRYQPD
- a CDS encoding acetyltransferase; translation: MMAIEIFTGDSNTFEQQQEAVRRSLTSASGERSPHLPMHAERWLIVGAGGFGREIYYWTQGQLQSTGQDFPIGFLDDNRDSLKAYPSLAPYWVDRISDYVPRQGDRLLMAIADPTIKLQLGKQLTERGATFATYIHPKAVITADAKFGAGCIVCPMTVVCCNVQVGDFVSLNLGTVVGHDSIISDGCTLSPHANISGQSVLERGVFVGCQAVILPKVHVGEFARIGAGSSVIGHVRSHSTMLGVPAKRVSWTKHPDASETKAA
- a CDS encoding acyl carrier protein, whose translation is MDVAEFLRQLEDQFGLTVGTLKLSSIVEETPGWSSLMFLELIAFVDDCYGITVKPRQIHECTTVANLFSLVQSLSSSMAVA